From Chthonomonas sp., the proteins below share one genomic window:
- a CDS encoding PEP-CTERM sorting domain-containing protein, with the protein MARSTGVDLNAAVGSEIPTHVSLNVPIVGNFRVRIAVQNMGSSYGEVFLSTLTSYIAYDRAEVTNVAYLGAIPSDTYSFRKLSPAFTAEESLAANLSRFASDPVFDRQKRPLDENSDGVQDLANYVVVSSRGIGAYVAGSDDLRQLRPIGLSHSVWPRYLTRNGNFGFGWLKVLPGEKHVICDQSFTTSLGIGETYGTHSGETGLLVHTSGGEKTPNGNDHGYYRSSLMHPEPWQHIGAKYTLIGAAPVPEPGVMVGLLAGLGMLIRRRR; encoded by the coding sequence ATGGCGAGATCAACGGGGGTAGACTTAAATGCCGCAGTTGGAAGCGAAATACCCACTCATGTCAGCTTAAACGTACCAATTGTTGGGAATTTTAGAGTAAGGATTGCTGTGCAAAATATGGGTAGCAGTTATGGCGAAGTCTTTTTAAGTACTTTGACAAGTTATATTGCATATGATCGAGCAGAAGTGACCAATGTCGCTTACTTAGGTGCCATACCAAGTGACACATATTCCTTTAGAAAGCTATCACCTGCGTTTACTGCAGAAGAAAGTCTTGCAGCAAATCTGTCGAGATTTGCGAGCGATCCGGTCTTTGACCGGCAGAAACGGCCACTCGATGAAAATTCTGATGGGGTACAGGATTTAGCAAATTACGTTGTCGTTTCCAGCAGGGGGATTGGCGCATACGTGGCGGGAAGCGATGATCTTCGACAACTCAGGCCGATCGGACTGTCTCACAGTGTGTGGCCGCGCTACCTAACACGCAACGGAAACTTCGGGTTTGGTTGGCTGAAGGTGTTGCCGGGCGAAAAGCATGTGATCTGTGATCAATCCTTTACAACATCTTTAGGTATCGGCGAAACGTACGGCACCCACAGTGGCGAAACTGGGTTGCTGGTGCATACCTCCGGTGGTGAAAAAACACCCAATGGTAACGACCACGGGTACTACCGTTCGAGCTTGATGCACCCCGAGCCATGGCAGCATATTGGTGCAAAGTACACATTGATCGGGGCAGCGCCTGTGCCAGAGCCAGGGGTGATGGTGGGCTTGCTCGCTGGACTCGGGATGTTGATTCGCCGTCGTCGGTAG